The following coding sequences lie in one Anguilla rostrata isolate EN2019 chromosome 8, ASM1855537v3, whole genome shotgun sequence genomic window:
- the smim13 gene encoding small integral membrane protein 13 produces the protein MWQSVGLTVLVIVATLVCVFLFMLFGWYVVWQLFLSKFKFLRELVGDSGPQRGDTEPSQPETDRSSAPSPRQRPKTPRQRLVSPEAAS, from the exons ATGTGGCAAAGCGTTGGACTCACGGTGTTGGTCATCGTGGCTACCCTCGTATGCGTTTTTCTCTTCATGTTGTTCG gctggTATGTGGTCTGGCAGCTCTTCCTCTCCAAGTTTAAATTCCTGAGGGAGCTGGTGGGTGACAGCGGGCCCCAGCGCGGCGACACGGAGCCGTCCCAGCCCGAGACCGACcgtagctccgcccccagcccccgccaGCGTCCCAAGACCCCCCGGCAGAGGCTGGTCTCGCCCGAAGCGGCCTCgtag
- the oscp1a gene encoding protein OSCP1a isoform X2, translated as MSLRTLPLLFINLGGEMLYILDQRLQAQNIAVDKAKKADWTGEDRKRVMNDIVTTMFNRKFMEELLKPQEVYSNKALRTVFERLAHSSIMRLNHASMDKLYDLMIMAFKYQVLLCPRPRDLLLVSFNHLDAVKNFVKDVPAIFNQVEETHRLLIEMYVPLSAGEFQLIRQTLLLFFQDLHIRVSLFLKDKVQNSNGRFALPVTGPVPYGVEVPGVIRIFGPQGKEVKRTPFPPVGTYSSAVREGSFDVFGDRATVLGTNMYCVSRPVETHLLAKSKASSQHAKNAAPNPLAKEELNLLSRLMGRLDVQSPAHSGFRFRVNLFSTDEEEEEAFLSRPDNLSYEVINIRAIQDQQANGELARIMGEFQEEAEPSQQPGSKGEELLAMMDGL; from the exons ATGTCACTGAGGACGCTACCACTGCTTTTTATTAATCTTGGCGGAGAAATGCTGTATATCCTGGATCAACGCCTTCAAGCCCAGAATATAGCAGTCGATAAAGCCAAGAAAG CTGATTGGACTGGGGAGGACAGGAAACGAG TCATGAATGACATCGTCACCACCATGTTCAACAGGAAGTTTATGGAGGAGCTTCTGAAGCCGCAGGAGGTGTACTCCAACAAGGCCCTGAGGACGGTGTTCGAGCGCCTGGCCCACTCctccatcatgaggctgaatcACGCCAGCATGGACaag CTCTATGATCTGATGATCATGGCATTCAAATACCAAGTCCTGCTCTGCCCGCGGCCCAGAGACCTGCTGCTGGTGTCCTTCAACCACCTGGACGCAGTCAAGAACTTTGTGAAGGACGTGCCCGCCATCTTCAACCAGGTGGAAGAGACGCATCGGCTGCTGATTGAG ATGTACGTGCCACTGTCAGCAGGAGAGTTCCAGTTGATCAGACAAACGCTGCTCCTCTTCTTTCAGGACTTACACATCAGG GTGTCGCTTTTTCTCAAGGACAAAGTTCAGAACTCCAACGGTCGTTTCGCCCTCCCAGTTACAGGGCCCGTTCCCTACGGGGTAGAGGTTCCAGGGGTAATCAG GATATTTGGCCCGCAGGGGAAGGAGGTGAAGCGGACTCCGTTTCCGCCCGTTGGAACCTACTCCAGCGCTGTCCGCGAGGGCTCCTTCGACGTGTTTGGGGACAGAGCGACAGTGCTGGGCACAAACAT GTACTGCGTGAGCCGCCCAGTTGAGACGCACCTGTTGGCCAAGTCCAAGGCCTCTTCCCAGCATGCCAAG AACGCAGCGCCCAATCCACTGGCCAAAGAGGAGCTGAACCTGCTGTCCAGGCTGATGGGGCGTTTGGATgttcagagccccgcccactccggCTTCAGGTTCCGGGTCAACCTCTTCTCCacggacgaggaagagga GGAAGCCTTCTTGTCTAGACCTGACAACCTGTCATACGAAGTTATAAATATCCGCGCAATACAG GACCAGCAGGCCAATGGGGAACTGGCTCGGATCATGGGAGAGTTCCAAGAGGAGGCGGAGCCCTCGCAGCAGCCCGGCAGTAAGGGGGAGGAGCTTCTAGCCATGATGGACGGGCTGTGA
- the oscp1a gene encoding protein OSCP1a isoform X1 — protein MSLRTLPLLFINLGGEMLYILDQRLQAQNIAVDKAKKADWTGEDRKRVMNDIVTTMFNRKFMEELLKPQEVYSNKALRTVFERLAHSSIMRLNHASMDKLYDLMIMAFKYQVLLCPRPRDLLLVSFNHLDAVKNFVKDVPAIFNQVEETHRLLIEMYVPLSAGEFQLIRQTLLLFFQDLHIRVSLFLKDKVQNSNGRFALPVTGPVPYGVEVPGVIRIFGPQGKEVKRTPFPPVGTYSSAVREGSFDVFGDRATVLGTNMYCVSRPVETHLLAKSKASSQHAKKNAAPNPLAKEELNLLSRLMGRLDVQSPAHSGFRFRVNLFSTDEEEEEAFLSRPDNLSYEVINIRAIQDQQANGELARIMGEFQEEAEPSQQPGSKGEELLAMMDGL, from the exons ATGTCACTGAGGACGCTACCACTGCTTTTTATTAATCTTGGCGGAGAAATGCTGTATATCCTGGATCAACGCCTTCAAGCCCAGAATATAGCAGTCGATAAAGCCAAGAAAG CTGATTGGACTGGGGAGGACAGGAAACGAG TCATGAATGACATCGTCACCACCATGTTCAACAGGAAGTTTATGGAGGAGCTTCTGAAGCCGCAGGAGGTGTACTCCAACAAGGCCCTGAGGACGGTGTTCGAGCGCCTGGCCCACTCctccatcatgaggctgaatcACGCCAGCATGGACaag CTCTATGATCTGATGATCATGGCATTCAAATACCAAGTCCTGCTCTGCCCGCGGCCCAGAGACCTGCTGCTGGTGTCCTTCAACCACCTGGACGCAGTCAAGAACTTTGTGAAGGACGTGCCCGCCATCTTCAACCAGGTGGAAGAGACGCATCGGCTGCTGATTGAG ATGTACGTGCCACTGTCAGCAGGAGAGTTCCAGTTGATCAGACAAACGCTGCTCCTCTTCTTTCAGGACTTACACATCAGG GTGTCGCTTTTTCTCAAGGACAAAGTTCAGAACTCCAACGGTCGTTTCGCCCTCCCAGTTACAGGGCCCGTTCCCTACGGGGTAGAGGTTCCAGGGGTAATCAG GATATTTGGCCCGCAGGGGAAGGAGGTGAAGCGGACTCCGTTTCCGCCCGTTGGAACCTACTCCAGCGCTGTCCGCGAGGGCTCCTTCGACGTGTTTGGGGACAGAGCGACAGTGCTGGGCACAAACAT GTACTGCGTGAGCCGCCCAGTTGAGACGCACCTGTTGGCCAAGTCCAAGGCCTCTTCCCAGCATGCCAAG aagAACGCAGCGCCCAATCCACTGGCCAAAGAGGAGCTGAACCTGCTGTCCAGGCTGATGGGGCGTTTGGATgttcagagccccgcccactccggCTTCAGGTTCCGGGTCAACCTCTTCTCCacggacgaggaagagga GGAAGCCTTCTTGTCTAGACCTGACAACCTGTCATACGAAGTTATAAATATCCGCGCAATACAG GACCAGCAGGCCAATGGGGAACTGGCTCGGATCATGGGAGAGTTCCAAGAGGAGGCGGAGCCCTCGCAGCAGCCCGGCAGTAAGGGGGAGGAGCTTCTAGCCATGATGGACGGGCTGTGA
- the oscp1a gene encoding protein OSCP1a isoform X3, giving the protein MSLRTLPLLFINLGGEMLYILDQRLQAQNIAVDKAKKVMNDIVTTMFNRKFMEELLKPQEVYSNKALRTVFERLAHSSIMRLNHASMDKLYDLMIMAFKYQVLLCPRPRDLLLVSFNHLDAVKNFVKDVPAIFNQVEETHRLLIEMYVPLSAGEFQLIRQTLLLFFQDLHIRVSLFLKDKVQNSNGRFALPVTGPVPYGVEVPGVIRIFGPQGKEVKRTPFPPVGTYSSAVREGSFDVFGDRATVLGTNMYCVSRPVETHLLAKSKASSQHAKKNAAPNPLAKEELNLLSRLMGRLDVQSPAHSGFRFRVNLFSTDEEEEEAFLSRPDNLSYEVINIRAIQDQQANGELARIMGEFQEEAEPSQQPGSKGEELLAMMDGL; this is encoded by the exons ATGTCACTGAGGACGCTACCACTGCTTTTTATTAATCTTGGCGGAGAAATGCTGTATATCCTGGATCAACGCCTTCAAGCCCAGAATATAGCAGTCGATAAAGCCAAGAAAG TCATGAATGACATCGTCACCACCATGTTCAACAGGAAGTTTATGGAGGAGCTTCTGAAGCCGCAGGAGGTGTACTCCAACAAGGCCCTGAGGACGGTGTTCGAGCGCCTGGCCCACTCctccatcatgaggctgaatcACGCCAGCATGGACaag CTCTATGATCTGATGATCATGGCATTCAAATACCAAGTCCTGCTCTGCCCGCGGCCCAGAGACCTGCTGCTGGTGTCCTTCAACCACCTGGACGCAGTCAAGAACTTTGTGAAGGACGTGCCCGCCATCTTCAACCAGGTGGAAGAGACGCATCGGCTGCTGATTGAG ATGTACGTGCCACTGTCAGCAGGAGAGTTCCAGTTGATCAGACAAACGCTGCTCCTCTTCTTTCAGGACTTACACATCAGG GTGTCGCTTTTTCTCAAGGACAAAGTTCAGAACTCCAACGGTCGTTTCGCCCTCCCAGTTACAGGGCCCGTTCCCTACGGGGTAGAGGTTCCAGGGGTAATCAG GATATTTGGCCCGCAGGGGAAGGAGGTGAAGCGGACTCCGTTTCCGCCCGTTGGAACCTACTCCAGCGCTGTCCGCGAGGGCTCCTTCGACGTGTTTGGGGACAGAGCGACAGTGCTGGGCACAAACAT GTACTGCGTGAGCCGCCCAGTTGAGACGCACCTGTTGGCCAAGTCCAAGGCCTCTTCCCAGCATGCCAAG aagAACGCAGCGCCCAATCCACTGGCCAAAGAGGAGCTGAACCTGCTGTCCAGGCTGATGGGGCGTTTGGATgttcagagccccgcccactccggCTTCAGGTTCCGGGTCAACCTCTTCTCCacggacgaggaagagga GGAAGCCTTCTTGTCTAGACCTGACAACCTGTCATACGAAGTTATAAATATCCGCGCAATACAG GACCAGCAGGCCAATGGGGAACTGGCTCGGATCATGGGAGAGTTCCAAGAGGAGGCGGAGCCCTCGCAGCAGCCCGGCAGTAAGGGGGAGGAGCTTCTAGCCATGATGGACGGGCTGTGA
- the lsm10 gene encoding U7 snRNA-associated Sm-like protein LSm10, whose protein sequence is MEVTHSIRERTIAENSMVILLQGLHGQVTTVDLRDESTARGRVLNVDAFMNIRLEEVVYRDRRGHISKLADLFITGRNVRYVHIPDNVDIMDTIQEQLRVISRVRNFGGDKGGRREYAKNKK, encoded by the coding sequence ATGGAGGTGACGCACTCCATCCGCGAGCGCACGATCGCCGAGAACAGCATGGTCATCCTTCTGCAGGGTCTCCATGGCCAGGTGACCACAGTGGACCTACGCGACGAGAGCACTGCGCGGGGACGCGTGTTGAACGTTGACGCCTTTATGAACATCCgcctggaggaggtggtgtACAGGGACAGGCGAGGGCACATCAGCAAGCTGGCTGACCTCTTTATCACCGGCCGGAACGTCAGATACGTCCACATTCCGGACAACGTGGACATCATGGACACCATTCAAGAACAGCTGAGGGTGATCAGCCGCGTGCGAAATTTCGGCGGGGACAAGGGTGGCCGGAGGGAgtatgccaaaaataaaaaatga
- the LOC135262011 gene encoding thyroid hormone receptor-associated protein 3-like, whose product MSKDPKSPSRSRSRSASRSRSPSRSRSQSRSRSRSRKRRYSSRSRSRSHSRDRGYPREYQNNRGFRGYNRGFRRPYYYRGRNRGFYPRGRYQRGGGGGGGGGGGGGGGYGGYRPNYWHRGQEDQYEHHQHSPRRGRSRSRSRSRSRSRSRGSSSARSRRSYSSSSRSPSPPRRSGSSKHEAKEAQRGGAKDGGGADKQDGTWQGLTDYSASPKQASPQMRSAVIVGPAPPTAPYGSAPPKAKNASPAAGNSDAPWKGAGAATASTSKPSPPQGSAPSGFGFFSKEGVKTGDRTALSSAFQKFLVERKEKQQASQLDQELTVTGEERGNSITKSLFPIKGASFPKGPPFSRSEGTAPEPGPKPHGAKRKSKATRDLYGQWEEPEPRSPAEGRGHRAVDSNDDDMAEEGLSRGRAPGPDPARSLARDRGADRREATPPAKSSGKRGEEFDFSVNLGSSAGVSAKERRPSRDPADPGGRDSEFRPVFQSARLCHSPSELFARHIVSIVHQIKAQHFQCSGLTLNERFAMYQRRAAEEGARARKSPEIHRRIDISPSAFKKHSYLFEEMENCRASVYKDPLRKTKDDLVDLQFEQKHRKKRSSKEHDHRWAGGRESGDSRGSSQERTAEKSSKRHKKSKKSKKKRERSRSSSVASPRSNRAGDYPGEEPIEEGFSKAPLGPRDHGGPMERGPARGGFSRIGGRGWNKISYPGHNSGPMAGVPLRPPEEEWDPEYTPKSNKYFLHDVREGEKWLDGRGRGRGIALPGRGRFVPRSGSPKWVHDKFQGGREEGELLESEQDPEEGEGRKGGAPSKL is encoded by the exons ATGTCCAAGGACCCGAAATCTCCCTCCAGATCCCGGTCCAGATCAGCTTCCAGATCCCGGTCCCCGTCTCGATCGCGGTCCCAGAGCCGCTCGAGGTCGCGCTCCAGAAAGCGCCGCTACAG CTCCAGGTCTCGCTCCCGGTCCCACAGTCGGGACAGGGGTTACCCACGGGAGTACCAAAATAACCGCGGTTTCCGCGGCTACAACCGAGGGTTCCGGAGACCCTACTACTACCGCGGCCGCAACCGTGGCTTTTACCCACGGGGGCGGTAccagcgagggggcgggggcggcggcggtggcggcggcggcggcggcggaggctaCGGTGGGTACAGGCCCAACTACTGGCACCGCGGGCAGGAGGATCAGTACGAGCATCACCAGCACAGCCCCAGGAGGGGGCGCTCTCGctcccggtcccggtcccggtcccggAGCCGATCTCGAGGATCTTCCTCGGCTCGGTCCCGCCGCTCCTACTCCTCCTCGTCCCGCTCCCCGTCTCCGCCCCGCCGCTCGGGCTCGAGCAAGCACGAGGCGAAGGAGGCGCAGAGGGGTGGGGCCaaggacgggggcggggccgataAGCAGGACGGAACCTGGCAGGGCCTGACGGACTACAGCGCCAGCCCAAAGCAGGCCAGCCCCCAGATGCGCTCGGCCGTCATCGTgggcccggccccgcccactgccccgTACGGCTCCGCCCCTCCCAAAGCCAAAAACGCCAGCCCGGCCGCCGGAAACAGCGACGCCCCCTGGAAAGGTGCGGGCGCCGCCACGGCCTCCACCAGTAAGCCCTCCCCTCCGCAGGGCTCCGCTCCCTCCGGGTTCGGGTTCTTCTCGAAGGAGGGCGTCAAAACAGGAGACCGGACCGCATTGTCTTCAGCCTTTCAAAA GTTCCTGGTCGAGCGAAAGGAGAAGCAACAGGCATCTCAGCTGGACCAGGAGCTGACGGTCACTggtgaggagagggggaacAGCATCACCAAGAGCCTCTTCCCCATCAAGGGCGCCTCCTTCCCGAAGGGGCCCCCCTTCTCACGCAGCGAGGGTACCGCGCCGGAGCCGGGCCCCAAACCGCACGGGGCCAAACGCAAGAGCAAGGCCACCCGCGACCTGTACGGCCAGTGGGAGGAGCCGGAGCCCCGGTCCCccgcggaggggcggggccacaggGCCGTGGACAGCAACGACGACGACATGGCGGAGGAAGGTCTGTCCCGCGGCCGGGCGCCGGGGCCTGACCCCGCGCGCTCGTTGGCTCGGGACAGGGGCGCGGACAGGagggaggccacgccccctgccaAGAGCTccgggaagaggggggaggagtttgACTTCAGCGTGAACCTGGGAAG ctCCGCGGGGGTTTCGGCGAAGGAGCGGCGGCCGTCCCGGGACCCGGCGGACCCCGGCGGGAGGGATTCGGAGTTCCGCCCGGTCTTCCAGAGTGCCCGGCTCTGCCACAGCCCGTCCGAGCTGTTCGCCCGGCACATCGTCAGCATCGTGCACCAGATCAAAG cacagcacttcCAGTGCTCAGGGCTGACGCTAAACGAGCGTTTCGCTATGTACCAGCGCAGAGCTGCGGAGGAGGGCGCAAGGGCGAGGAAAAGCCCCGAGATTCACAG GAGAATCGATATTTCTCCCAGTGCTTTTAAGAAGCACTCTTACCTGTTTGAGGAGATGGAAAACTGCAGGGCAAGCGTCTACAAG GATCCACTGAGAAAAACGAAAGATGACCTAGTGGATCTGCAGTTTGAGCAGAAGCACAGGAAAAAGCGCTCCAGCAAGGAGCACGATCACAGATGGGCTGGCGGGAGAGAGTCCGGCGACTCCCGCGGGTCCAGCCAGGAGAGGACCGCCGAGAAGTCGTCCAAACGCCACAAGAAGTCCAA GAAAAGCAAGAAGAAGCGCGAACGGTCGCGGTCGTCCTCTGTGGCGTCCCCGCGCTCCAACAGAGCGGGAGATTACCCCGGCGAGGAGCCCATAGAGGAGGGCTTCAGCAAGGCCCCTCTGGGACCCAGGGACCACGGAGGCCCCATGGAGAGAGGGCCAGCTCGCGGCGGCTTC TCGAGAATCGGAGGCAGGGGGTGGAACAAGATAAGCTACCCGGGACACAACAGTGGTCCTATGGCGGGCGTTCCACTGCGTCCCCCCGAGGAAGAATGGGACCCAGAGTACACGCCCAAAAGCAACAAGTATTTCCTG CATGACGTCCGAGAGGGGGAGAAGTGGCTGGACGGGCGTGGCCGAGGGCGGGGCATCGCTTTGCCTGGCAGGGGCCGATTCGTGCCCCGCAGCGGCAGCCCAAAGTGGGTCCACGACAAGTTCCAGGGGggcagagaagagggggagCTTCTGGAGAGCGAGCAGGACCCcgaggagggagaaggaaggaaggggggcGCCCCCTCCAAActgtag